The following are from one region of the Polaribacter marinaquae genome:
- a CDS encoding GumC family protein: protein MQIHKDSNSLNIDESTETINIREEIEKYIYHWKWFVLGVFVSFILAFLYLRYSTPEYSASASILIKDNQKSGISKELEAFKDMGIVGGSSANNTDNEIEILKSRKIIGTVVDSLNLTTIYSREGRVKRSEIYGASNPVNLILKSFNQDFLKRRKDTSFIIGFTSNDTYDLKNLQGGIISKHQFKEKVFSDLGEFIIEKQKTFNEALNEILITIIRRDKIIDKFKKAVNISPVNKNASVLDLSITYPIQEKAEDFLDELVKQYNLDAISDKSEVSQKTKDFIDDRLEAIGRDLSAIQDKVKDFKTDNNITGLSGEGELALATANANNEKLIAIKTELEIAKGVYQNIRKNSSNNETLPQNLGFSDASIAESIKQFNDLVLLKNRLSVNAGSKNPQIIQYNKEIEILKINLKQSISNLITSLETQYNQINKEANKVNYKVSTIPLLERGYIDIEREQEIISGLYSYLLKKKEETAISLAVTVPNAKIIDVAYSSGVPVSPKRKIIYLGAILLGLIIPFIIIYLRNLLDTKVHSKKDIESALTVPFLGDIPRSESKEKVIVGSDARSSGSEAFRLVRTNLDFMLASKKGSKKFIFITSTTSGEGKSFISINLSATLALSGKKVLLIGMDLRAPKVTEYLGLESKKGVTNYITSNDLTLDELKFQIPQAPTLDIISSGAIPPNPAELLSGDNVKNLFEEIDTEQDYDYVVVDTAPVNLVTDTLLISKYADMFLYIVRANYLDKRLLAVPQELYKNKRLPNMSIVLNDTDPKRSYGYGYGYGGYGYGYLAEEEQGKSWFGKIFNRS, encoded by the coding sequence ATGCAAATACACAAAGATAGTAATTCATTAAATATTGATGAATCAACTGAAACAATTAATATTAGAGAAGAGATTGAAAAATATATCTATCATTGGAAATGGTTTGTATTAGGTGTTTTTGTTTCATTTATTTTGGCATTTTTATATTTAAGGTATAGTACACCAGAATATAGTGCTTCAGCATCAATTTTAATAAAAGATAATCAAAAATCGGGTATCTCTAAAGAGTTGGAAGCTTTTAAAGATATGGGGATTGTTGGTGGAAGTTCTGCAAATAATACTGATAATGAAATTGAAATTTTAAAATCAAGAAAAATCATAGGAACTGTTGTTGATTCTTTAAATCTTACAACAATCTATTCTAGGGAAGGAAGAGTAAAAAGGTCAGAGATATATGGAGCTAGTAATCCTGTAAATCTTATATTGAAAAGTTTTAATCAAGATTTTTTAAAACGTAGAAAAGATACTTCTTTTATAATCGGTTTTACTTCCAATGATACTTATGATTTAAAAAATCTTCAAGGAGGAATTATATCTAAGCATCAGTTTAAAGAAAAAGTTTTTTCAGATTTAGGTGAGTTTATTATTGAAAAACAAAAGACGTTTAACGAGGCACTAAACGAAATTCTTATAACAATTATAAGAAGGGATAAAATAATTGATAAATTTAAAAAAGCTGTAAATATTTCTCCTGTTAATAAAAATGCGAGTGTATTAGATTTATCTATCACGTATCCAATTCAAGAAAAAGCAGAAGATTTTTTAGATGAATTGGTAAAGCAGTATAATTTAGACGCTATTTCTGATAAAAGTGAAGTATCACAGAAAACTAAAGATTTTATAGATGACCGATTGGAGGCTATTGGTAGAGATTTAAGCGCGATACAAGACAAAGTTAAAGATTTTAAAACTGATAATAATATTACAGGTCTTTCTGGTGAAGGTGAGTTGGCTTTAGCCACAGCTAATGCAAATAATGAGAAATTAATTGCAATAAAAACAGAACTTGAAATAGCAAAAGGAGTTTATCAAAACATTAGAAAAAATTCTAGTAACAATGAAACTTTACCACAAAATTTAGGATTTTCAGATGCATCGATAGCTGAGTCAATTAAGCAATTTAATGATTTAGTTTTACTAAAAAATAGATTAAGTGTAAATGCAGGAAGTAAAAATCCGCAAATTATACAGTATAATAAAGAAATTGAAATCCTTAAAATTAATTTAAAACAAAGTATTTCAAATTTAATAACATCTTTAGAAACACAATACAATCAGATCAATAAAGAAGCCAATAAAGTAAATTATAAAGTTTCGACAATACCTTTGTTAGAAAGAGGTTATATCGATATTGAAAGAGAACAAGAGATTATATCTGGCTTATATTCTTATTTATTAAAGAAAAAAGAAGAAACTGCCATTTCTCTTGCAGTAACTGTCCCAAACGCTAAAATTATTGATGTTGCATATAGTTCAGGAGTTCCTGTATCTCCTAAAAGAAAAATAATTTATTTAGGGGCAATATTATTAGGTTTAATTATTCCTTTTATCATAATTTATTTAAGAAATCTTTTAGATACAAAGGTACATAGTAAAAAAGATATCGAAAGTGCATTAACAGTTCCTTTTTTAGGTGACATACCTAGATCTGAATCTAAAGAAAAAGTTATTGTCGGTAGTGATGCTCGTTCTAGTGGTTCCGAAGCTTTCCGTTTGGTTAGAACTAATTTAGATTTTATGTTAGCGAGTAAAAAAGGTTCTAAGAAATTTATATTTATTACTTCTACAACAAGTGGAGAAGGGAAGTCATTTATTTCGATAAACCTTTCTGCTACACTTGCATTGTCTGGTAAAAAAGTTCTATTAATTGGAATGGATTTAAGAGCACCAAAGGTTACCGAATATTTAGGTTTAGAAAGTAAAAAAGGTGTAACAAATTATATTACAAGTAACGACTTGACACTAGACGAATTAAAGTTTCAAATTCCACAGGCGCCAACATTAGATATTATTTCTTCTGGAGCAATACCTCCAAATCCTGCTGAATTATTAAGTGGTGATAATGTGAAGAATTTATTTGAAGAAATTGATACAGAACAAGATTATGATTATGTTGTAGTAGATACTGCACCTGTTAATTTAGTTACAGATACTTTGCTAATCTCTAAGTATGCAGATATGTTCTTATATATTGTTAGAGCAAATTATTTAGATAAACGTTTATTAGCGGTACCTCAAGAACTTTATAAAAATAAGCGTTTACCTAATATGTCTATCGTTTTAAATGACACAGACCCTAAGAGAAGTTATGGTTATGGTTACGGATACGGTGGCTATGGTTATGGTTATTTAGCTGAAGAAGAGCAAGGGAAATCTTGGTTTGGAAAGATTTTTAACAGAAGTTAA
- a CDS encoding UDP-N-acetylmuramoyl-tripeptide--D-alanyl-D-alanine ligase, with translation MNITEIYKLYSKNYLVDTDTRKIRENTLFFALKGDNFNGNKFASEAIKKGASFAIIDEEEYHNNKTTILVKNVLETLQDLARYHRKQLKATIIALTGSNGKTTTKELINVVLSKKYNTKATKGNLNNHIGVPLTLLSFTPDEEMGIVEMGANHQKEIEFLCSIANPDYGYITNFGKAHLEGFGGVEGVIKGKSELYNYLIKNNKTAFINSDDELQVQKTNNCNTIHFNSSIKLIDASPFVKLSFNSNIITTNLIGSYNYNNIAVAITIGNYFKVLDVDIQSAIEKYTPTNNRSQIINKESNYIILDAYNANPSSMKVALENFARLESKFKTVILGDMFELGSSAEIEHQYIVDLADSFNFENTFYVGENFHKTTTKNKKLISFSELEDFIKKNPLENQKILIKGSRGMGLERILNFID, from the coding sequence ATGAATATAACAGAAATCTATAAGCTTTACTCTAAAAACTACTTAGTAGATACAGATACAAGAAAAATTAGAGAAAACACACTTTTTTTTGCTTTAAAAGGAGATAATTTCAATGGAAATAAATTTGCATCAGAGGCTATAAAAAAAGGTGCTAGTTTCGCTATTATAGATGAAGAAGAATATCATAATAATAAAACTACAATTCTTGTAAAGAACGTTTTAGAAACTTTACAAGATTTAGCTCGCTACCACAGAAAGCAATTAAAAGCTACAATTATAGCTCTTACAGGTAGTAATGGTAAAACAACTACCAAAGAATTGATAAATGTTGTTTTATCTAAAAAATACAATACAAAAGCAACAAAAGGGAACCTAAACAATCACATAGGAGTTCCCTTAACACTTCTTTCTTTTACTCCGGATGAGGAAATGGGAATTGTAGAAATGGGTGCAAACCATCAAAAAGAAATTGAATTCTTATGTTCGATAGCGAATCCAGACTATGGATATATCACAAATTTTGGAAAAGCACATTTAGAAGGTTTTGGTGGTGTAGAAGGTGTAATTAAAGGCAAGAGTGAATTGTATAATTATTTAATAAAGAATAATAAAACTGCTTTTATTAATTCTGATGACGAACTTCAAGTGCAAAAAACTAATAATTGTAATACAATTCATTTTAATAGTTCTATAAAATTAATTGACGCCTCTCCTTTTGTTAAATTATCTTTTAACAGCAACATAATTACCACCAATCTAATAGGATCTTATAATTATAATAATATTGCAGTTGCAATTACCATTGGTAATTATTTTAAAGTTTTAGATGTAGATATACAATCAGCAATCGAGAAATACACACCAACAAACAACCGCTCTCAAATAATCAATAAAGAAAGTAATTATATCATTTTAGATGCCTACAATGCAAATCCTTCGAGCATGAAAGTTGCTTTAGAAAACTTTGCTAGATTAGAGTCTAAATTTAAAACTGTTATCTTAGGTGATATGTTTGAGTTAGGAAGTTCTGCTGAAATAGAACATCAATACATAGTCGATTTAGCTGATAGTTTTAACTTCGAAAACACATTTTATGTAGGCGAAAATTTTCATAAAACTACAACAAAAAATAAAAAATTAATTTCATTTTCAGAATTAGAAGATTTTATAAAAAAGAATCCTCTAGAAAATCAAAAAATATTAATTAAAGGATCTAGAGGAATGGGTTTAGAAAGAATATTAAATTTTATAGATTAA
- the gldJ gene encoding gliding motility lipoprotein GldJ has product MEKIFKISLVVFTTLLLANCNRSTTGKSRLTGLSFNDPKNGNYIRNSSFEGQETPLGMVDIEGGSFTMGQVQDDVMFDWNTTPKKIHVRSFFMDEAEVTNSEYFLYVQYMKDVFSPSEEKYKHIYNSTLPDTLVWRKSLGNTDILTENYFRHPAYADYPVVGVTWLQANEYCKWRTNAVNLKKLIDKGHIKNIFESDSTRNFFDTERFLNDSDRLFDGDTTIYKRGVRTRVVRRRGEPRPGQDDFQGRKITQADGVLQQKFRLPTEAEWEFAAKAIVENREYNTVRGRKKYAWNGKYTRAQKKRFRGDQLANFKQGKGQYSGLPGWSSDGSDIPIRIKSYPPNAFGLYDMSGNVAEWVADVYRPIIDNEANDFNYFRGNLFTKKMINQEGKVVIVGNDVAVEYDTLPNGSVIPKQLPGTIKYVPITKDDASFRTNFSRAENANINDGDLNSSRFYEDDEDRFASRPSMYNSPKKPARFRDSLSGRDVLINDDKKRRTLISDQTRVYKGGSWADREYWLDPAQRRYLPEYMATNFIGFRCVTDKFGPMTYKKRTARNPSR; this is encoded by the coding sequence ATGGAAAAAATTTTTAAAATATCTTTAGTTGTTTTCACAACATTGCTTTTAGCAAATTGTAATAGATCTACAACTGGTAAATCTAGATTAACTGGTTTATCTTTTAACGATCCTAAAAACGGAAATTATATAAGAAACAGCTCTTTCGAAGGCCAAGAAACTCCGTTAGGAATGGTAGATATTGAAGGTGGTTCTTTTACAATGGGGCAAGTTCAAGACGACGTAATGTTCGATTGGAATACAACTCCGAAGAAAATTCATGTTCGATCTTTTTTTATGGACGAGGCAGAAGTAACAAATTCTGAATACTTTTTATATGTGCAATATATGAAAGATGTTTTCTCTCCTTCTGAAGAGAAATACAAGCACATTTACAATTCTACTTTACCAGACACCTTAGTATGGAGAAAAAGTTTAGGTAATACCGATATTTTAACAGAAAACTATTTTAGACACCCAGCATATGCAGATTACCCAGTTGTTGGTGTTACTTGGTTACAAGCTAATGAATACTGTAAATGGAGAACAAACGCAGTAAACTTAAAAAAGTTAATTGATAAAGGCCATATTAAAAATATTTTTGAATCTGACTCTACAAGAAACTTTTTTGATACAGAAAGATTTTTAAATGATTCTGATAGGCTTTTTGATGGAGATACAACAATCTATAAAAGAGGTGTAAGAACCAGAGTTGTAAGACGTAGAGGAGAACCTAGACCAGGACAAGATGATTTTCAAGGTAGAAAAATAACACAAGCAGACGGCGTTCTTCAACAAAAATTTAGATTACCTACAGAAGCAGAATGGGAATTTGCAGCAAAAGCGATTGTAGAAAACAGAGAATATAATACTGTTAGAGGAAGAAAAAAATATGCTTGGAATGGTAAATACACAAGAGCTCAAAAGAAAAGATTTAGAGGAGACCAGTTAGCTAACTTTAAACAAGGTAAAGGACAGTATAGTGGTTTACCTGGTTGGAGTTCTGATGGTTCTGATATTCCTATTAGAATTAAATCTTACCCTCCTAATGCCTTCGGATTATATGATATGTCTGGTAATGTAGCAGAATGGGTTGCTGATGTTTATAGACCAATTATCGATAACGAAGCAAATGATTTTAATTATTTTAGAGGTAATTTATTTACTAAAAAAATGATAAATCAAGAAGGAAAAGTTGTTATTGTTGGTAATGATGTAGCTGTAGAATATGATACTTTACCAAATGGTAGCGTTATACCAAAGCAACTACCTGGAACAATTAAATATGTACCAATTACAAAAGATGATGCATCTTTTAGAACTAATTTTTCTAGAGCAGAAAATGCAAATATTAATGATGGTGATTTAAACTCTAGTAGATTTTATGAAGATGATGAAGATCGTTTTGCTTCTAGACCAAGTATGTATAATTCACCAAAAAAACCTGCAAGATTTAGAGACTCTTTATCTGGTAGAGATGTATTAATAAATGATGACAAGAAAAGAAGAACGCTAATTAGCGATCAAACAAGAGTTTATAAAGGTGGTTCTTGGGCGGATAGAGAGTATTGGTTAGATCCAGCTCAAAGAAGGTATTTACCAGAATATATGGCAACAAACTTTATTGGTTTTAGATGTGTTACAGACAAATTTGGTCCAATGACATATAAAAAACGTACTGCCAGAAATCCTAGTAGATAA
- a CDS encoding nucleoside-diphosphate sugar epimerase/dehydratase: MIRNFFLKALNKYASKWVVFAIDILLICLSFILAYSIRLDISFNFDINKIIPQLTIVVIISALSFLIIGSYKGVIRHTGTKDVFNVFIGVTILSLSLSFIVVFNKLFKIYPSFTIPNSIILIHYLVSVFVLIISRYVFKAFFEIISTELDTITNALIYGAGDSGIITYGALNRERKGSYQILGFIDDDKNKVNKKIDRIRVYDISMIDQSFIDKHDITEVIISIQKIKPSRLLEITDSLIKLNVEVKIVPPLTKWIDGDLQANQIKQVNIEDLLDREQILIDNPIVQREVEGKVILVSGAAGSIGSEISRQLSLYNCKLIVLIDQAESPLYDLQQELIQKGVTNFVAIVSDVRDKFKISRIFKKYKPQRIFHAAAYKHVPLMEKSPYEAIKVNVLGTKNLADLAIENKIERFVMVSTDKAVNPTNVMGASKRIAELYVSCVSKKAKKTKFTITRFGNVLGSNGSVIPLFKRQIEVGGPLTVTHKEITRYFMTIPEACSLVLEAGTMGKGGEIYIFDMGKSVKIFEIAKRMIYLSGLKYPEDIDIKITGLRPGEKLYEELLANGENTIKTYHEKIMIAKTQKIDAKEIKPKIEELTTTFSDLNNSDLVAVMKDLVPEYVSNNSEFEKLDNVS; this comes from the coding sequence ATGATAAGAAATTTTTTTTTAAAAGCATTAAATAAATATGCCTCTAAATGGGTAGTTTTTGCAATAGATATTCTTCTTATTTGTTTGTCTTTTATCTTAGCGTATTCTATAAGGCTTGATATAAGTTTCAATTTTGATATAAATAAAATTATTCCACAACTAACAATTGTCGTTATAATTTCAGCATTAAGTTTTTTAATCATTGGTTCTTATAAAGGGGTTATTAGACATACAGGAACAAAAGATGTTTTTAACGTTTTTATAGGTGTAACTATTTTAAGTCTTAGTTTAAGTTTTATCGTAGTTTTTAATAAATTATTTAAGATTTATCCATCTTTTACAATTCCAAATTCTATCATATTAATACATTACTTAGTTTCTGTTTTTGTATTAATTATTAGTAGGTATGTATTTAAAGCATTTTTTGAAATTATATCAACTGAGTTAGATACGATTACAAACGCTTTAATTTATGGTGCTGGTGATTCTGGAATTATAACTTACGGAGCTTTAAATAGAGAAAGAAAAGGAAGTTACCAAATTTTAGGATTTATTGATGATGATAAAAATAAAGTAAACAAAAAAATTGATAGAATACGTGTTTATGATATATCTATGATAGATCAAAGCTTTATAGATAAGCACGATATTACAGAAGTTATTATTTCCATTCAGAAGATTAAACCAAGTAGGTTATTAGAAATAACAGATAGTTTAATAAAACTAAATGTTGAAGTTAAAATTGTACCACCTTTAACTAAGTGGATTGATGGAGATTTACAAGCAAATCAAATTAAGCAAGTAAATATAGAAGATTTATTAGATAGAGAACAAATTCTAATTGATAACCCCATTGTACAAAGAGAAGTAGAAGGTAAAGTGATTTTGGTTTCTGGGGCAGCAGGTTCTATCGGAAGTGAAATTTCTAGACAGTTAAGTCTTTATAATTGTAAATTGATTGTTTTAATTGATCAAGCCGAGTCACCCTTGTATGATTTACAGCAAGAACTAATTCAGAAAGGTGTTACCAATTTTGTTGCTATTGTTTCTGATGTAAGAGATAAATTTAAGATTTCAAGAATTTTTAAAAAATACAAGCCTCAAAGAATTTTTCATGCTGCTGCATATAAGCATGTTCCTTTAATGGAAAAATCTCCTTACGAAGCAATAAAGGTGAATGTTTTAGGAACAAAAAATTTAGCAGATTTAGCTATTGAAAACAAAATAGAAAGGTTTGTAATGGTTTCTACAGATAAAGCGGTTAATCCTACAAACGTAATGGGAGCATCGAAAAGAATAGCCGAGTTATATGTGAGTTGTGTTAGTAAAAAGGCTAAAAAAACCAAATTTACAATTACTAGGTTTGGAAATGTGCTAGGTTCTAATGGTTCTGTAATTCCGTTATTTAAAAGGCAAATTGAAGTAGGAGGTCCTTTAACGGTTACTCATAAAGAGATTACAAGGTATTTTATGACGATTCCAGAGGCTTGTAGTTTGGTTTTAGAAGCTGGTACTATGGGGAAAGGAGGAGAGATTTATATCTTTGATATGGGTAAATCTGTAAAGATTTTTGAAATAGCAAAAAGAATGATTTATTTATCTGGATTGAAATATCCAGAAGATATTGACATAAAAATTACAGGTTTAAGACCTGGAGAAAAATTATATGAAGAGTTATTGGCAAATGGAGAGAACACAATCAAAACCTATCATGAAAAAATTATGATTGCCAAGACTCAAAAAATTGATGCAAAAGAGATCAAACCTAAAATTGAAGAATTAACAACTACTTTTAGTGATTTAAACAATAGTGATTTAGTAGCTGTTATGAAAGATTTAGTACCAGAATACGTATCAAATAATTCTGAATTTGAAAAATTAGATAATGTTAGTTAG
- a CDS encoding DegT/DnrJ/EryC1/StrS family aminotransferase yields the protein MSKRIALSSSNISVDLPSEINTTNYNVIADFEGKLEKYLGAKKHVVALNSGTSAIHLALILSGVTEGDEVLCQSFTYVATANPILYQKAKPVFIDSESDTWNICPKHLERAIKDRIANGKKPKAIIIVHLYGMPCKIEEIVAIAKKYQIILIEDAAEALGSMYKEQKCGTFGDFSIFSFNNNKIVSSFGGGVLICNSIEEKEEAIFLATQAKDKSEYYSHSRLGFNYRMGILSAFIGTEELSYLNDYVSARIANHQNYKRLLEVVKGVSLFKENDDFMKSNHWLSCILINFKTLKFTFKELRDQLEKDNIESRPLWKPLHLQPIFKNCAYYGGNVAENLFKKGLCLPSSANLTKIDFKRISNSIQKFL from the coding sequence ATGAGTAAAAGAATAGCGCTTTCGAGTAGTAATATCTCTGTGGATTTACCTTCAGAAATAAATACTACTAATTATAATGTTATTGCTGATTTTGAAGGTAAACTCGAAAAATACCTTGGAGCAAAAAAACATGTTGTAGCTCTAAATTCCGGGACTTCTGCTATTCATTTAGCTTTAATTTTAAGCGGAGTTACAGAAGGAGATGAGGTTTTATGTCAATCTTTTACCTATGTTGCAACGGCAAATCCTATTTTATATCAAAAAGCAAAACCAGTTTTTATTGATAGTGAGTCAGATACTTGGAATATTTGTCCGAAGCACTTAGAACGAGCAATTAAAGACAGAATTGCCAACGGGAAAAAGCCTAAAGCAATTATTATCGTTCATTTGTATGGTATGCCATGTAAAATTGAAGAAATTGTGGCTATTGCAAAAAAGTATCAAATAATTTTAATTGAAGATGCTGCGGAAGCACTAGGTTCAATGTATAAAGAACAAAAATGTGGTACTTTTGGAGATTTTAGTATCTTTTCTTTTAATAATAATAAAATAGTATCATCATTTGGCGGAGGCGTATTAATATGTAATTCCATAGAAGAAAAAGAAGAAGCTATTTTTTTGGCAACGCAAGCTAAAGATAAATCAGAATACTATTCACACTCTAGGTTAGGTTTTAACTATAGAATGGGTATTCTATCTGCCTTTATTGGTACTGAAGAATTAAGTTATTTAAATGATTATGTAAGTGCAAGAATTGCGAATCATCAAAATTATAAAAGGCTTTTAGAAGTTGTTAAAGGTGTTTCTTTATTCAAAGAAAACGATGATTTTATGAAGTCAAATCATTGGTTGAGTTGTATTTTAATTAATTTTAAAACATTAAAATTTACTTTTAAAGAATTACGAGATCAATTAGAAAAAGATAATATCGAATCAAGACCGCTTTGGAAACCCTTGCATTTACAACCAATTTTTAAGAATTGTGCTTATTACGGAGGAAATGTTGCCGAGAACTTATTTAAAAAAGGTTTATGTTTGCCATCTAGCGCCAATTTAACAAAAATCGATTTTAAGAGAATATCAAATTCAATTCAGAAATTTTTGTAA
- a CDS encoding tyrosine-protein phosphatase produces MFFFKKKEIPLTDFFTNNFVDIHSHLLPGIDDGAKNIDNSVELILKMYSYGIKNFITTPHVLGDVYPNSSETIKSKLEEVRTALKNKGYSDIKINAAAEYMMDEQFIDRLKANDILTLKGNYILVEMSYFNAPMNLYDVLFDIQLKGYKPVLAHPERYNFFHNDLQNYHKLKKAGCLFQLNLLSLTEQYGKNVQKISNALLKQNLYDFVGSDTHHKNHLQLLKKIGTQKNLKKIKHLLDNNSKVFN; encoded by the coding sequence ATGTTTTTCTTTAAAAAGAAAGAAATTCCGTTAACAGATTTCTTTACAAATAATTTTGTTGATATACATTCTCATTTACTTCCGGGTATAGATGATGGCGCTAAAAATATTGATAACTCTGTAGAATTAATTTTGAAGATGTATTCTTATGGAATAAAAAACTTTATAACAACACCTCATGTTTTAGGAGATGTATATCCGAATTCATCTGAAACTATAAAAAGCAAATTAGAAGAAGTAAGAACAGCTTTAAAAAATAAAGGCTACAGTGACATTAAAATTAATGCTGCTGCAGAGTATATGATGGATGAGCAATTTATTGATAGGCTTAAAGCAAATGATATTTTGACTTTGAAAGGTAATTATATTCTTGTTGAGATGTCTTATTTTAATGCTCCAATGAATTTATATGATGTACTTTTCGACATTCAGTTAAAAGGATACAAACCAGTTTTGGCACATCCAGAAAGATATAATTTTTTTCATAATGATTTACAAAACTACCACAAGCTGAAAAAAGCGGGGTGTTTATTTCAATTAAATCTATTATCACTAACTGAGCAATATGGTAAAAATGTTCAAAAGATAAGTAACGCATTATTAAAGCAAAACCTTTATGACTTTGTTGGCTCTGACACACATCATAAAAATCATTTGCAGTTGCTAAAAAAGATTGGAACTCAAAAAAATCTAAAAAAAATAAAACATTTACTAGATAACAATAGTAAAGTATTTAACTAA
- a CDS encoding N-acetylglucosamine kinase yields MILIADGGSTKADWIALNTNKKEEFRVRTLGLNPVVVEEEELHNRIINMFQLINIKDDVTEIHFYGAGCGTPKPTAVLKKVLETIFVNAKVFIAEDMLAAVYAATGKEPAIVCILGTGSNSCYFDGKHMEMVVPSLGYILMDEASGNYFGKKLIIDYYYKNMPKKIASKFENEFNLEADFIKNNIYKEANPNMYLATFAKFMFDFKDEKYIKRLIKKGFQEFFKYRILPYNKDESTKIYFIGSIAHYFSDILEKVASKYNLKITGVIQRPIDNLLEYHKENINL; encoded by the coding sequence ATGATTTTAATTGCAGACGGAGGTTCTACAAAAGCAGATTGGATTGCTTTAAATACGAATAAAAAAGAAGAATTTAGAGTTCGAACTTTGGGATTGAACCCTGTAGTTGTAGAAGAGGAAGAGTTGCATAATAGAATTATTAATATGTTTCAGCTTATTAATATTAAAGATGATGTAACAGAAATTCATTTTTATGGTGCAGGTTGTGGTACACCAAAACCTACTGCAGTATTAAAAAAAGTATTAGAAACTATTTTTGTAAATGCCAAAGTTTTTATTGCTGAAGATATGTTGGCAGCTGTTTATGCTGCTACGGGCAAAGAACCAGCAATAGTATGTATTTTAGGAACAGGTTCTAATAGTTGTTATTTTGATGGTAAACACATGGAAATGGTTGTGCCTTCTCTTGGATATATTTTGATGGATGAAGCAAGTGGTAATTATTTTGGTAAAAAACTAATTATAGATTATTACTACAAAAATATGCCCAAAAAAATAGCTTCAAAATTTGAAAATGAGTTTAATTTAGAAGCAGATTTTATAAAAAATAATATTTATAAAGAAGCGAATCCTAATATGTACTTGGCAACATTTGCTAAATTTATGTTCGATTTTAAAGATGAAAAATATATTAAGAGGTTGATTAAAAAAGGGTTTCAAGAATTTTTTAAATATCGAATACTGCCTTACAACAAAGACGAATCAACAAAAATTTATTTTATAGGTTCTATTGCACATTATTTTAGTGATATTTTAGAAAAAGTTGCAAGTAAATACAATCTTAAAATTACTGGTGTAATACAAAGACCAATAGATAACCTGTTAGAATATCATAAAGAAAATATTAATCTATAA
- a CDS encoding polysaccharide biosynthesis/export family protein, with protein sequence MNKIKFIFLLYLIITASACVSNKDIAYFQFDEVDQSKVSNKFQTIFKPDDLLQITISSDDLEATKPFNLPVASFGTSNSAVGQPRQQTYLIDSKGEIDFPVLGKLKLGGLTREEALELFDNKLDPDYIKNPTVNIRISNFKISVYGDVKKPGTYTIPNERVSILDAIGLAGDLNISGKRKNVMVIREENNQKNKYFVDLTSNKTLTSPVYYLQQNDAVYVEHNYARIQSASSNTNTSLFISVTGLIITIVSLLTR encoded by the coding sequence ATGAATAAGATTAAATTTATTTTTTTACTTTATCTAATTATAACCGCATCAGCATGTGTTTCAAATAAAGATATTGCCTATTTTCAATTTGATGAAGTAGATCAAAGTAAGGTGAGTAACAAATTTCAAACAATTTTTAAACCAGATGACCTGTTGCAAATTACAATATCTTCTGATGATTTAGAAGCAACTAAACCCTTCAATTTGCCAGTAGCATCGTTTGGAACATCAAATTCTGCTGTTGGGCAACCAAGGCAACAAACTTATTTGATAGATAGTAAAGGAGAAATTGATTTTCCTGTATTGGGTAAATTAAAATTAGGTGGACTAACAAGAGAAGAAGCCCTTGAGTTATTTGATAATAAATTAGATCCAGATTATATTAAAAATCCAACGGTAAATATTCGTATTTCTAATTTTAAAATTTCTGTATATGGAGATGTTAAGAAGCCAGGAACGTATACAATACCAAACGAACGTGTTAGTATTTTGGATGCTATAGGTTTAGCAGGTGATTTAAATATTTCTGGTAAAAGAAAAAATGTGATGGTGATTAGAGAAGAAAATAATCAAAAAAATAAGTATTTTGTAGACCTTACTTCCAATAAAACTTTGACTTCGCCAGTTTATTATCTTCAGCAAAATGATGCCGTTTATGTTGAGCATAATTATGCGAGAATTCAATCCGCTTCTTCTAATACAAATACGAGTTTATTTATATCGGTTACAGGTTTAATCATAACAATAGTATCTCTTTTAACAAGGTAA